A stretch of Rhinoderma darwinii isolate aRhiDar2 chromosome 4, aRhiDar2.hap1, whole genome shotgun sequence DNA encodes these proteins:
- the LOC142761125 gene encoding protein unc-93 homolog A-like: MQCSNLKNILVLSFGILLLYTAYMGLQTLQSSLNKIEGLGVASLSVMYVSLSLSSLLLPPLLIKKIGCKWTIVASMFCFISYSLCNFYPSWPTLIISSILVGLGGGPLWASKSTYLTIAGTKYAETCGKLSRDVINQYFGIFFLICQTCRVWGNLISSLVFHLTPNAGLDAPNQTICGAGDCPAELTQTGNSTSGRPSNTVIYILLGSYTGCGVLAVLLIIIFLDQVQGDRDEKQVNCGSTLLLAFKHLRDKRQCLLIPLTMFSGFEQGFIASDFTKSYVTCILGLKYVGFVIICFGVTNSICAAIFGKLTQYTGRIPLFILGAAINIGCIIGFLIWKPTTGNFAVFFVMSGLWGIADAVWQTLLSSLYGVLFEKNKEAAFSNFSLWESLGFAIAFGYSSFLCVYIKLYILMCVIVVGILLYGAVEYIEHRNTSGLSEEEPKD, encoded by the exons AGCAGCCTTAATAAGATTGAAGGACTTGGTGTCGCATCCCTTAGTGTGATGTATGTGTCCCTCAGTCTCTCCTCACTATTGCTACCTCCTCTActaataaagaaaattggatgcaAATGGACTATAGTAGCATCTATGTTTTGCTTCATCTCCTACAGTCTGTGCAACTTCTACCCAAGCTG GCCGACCCTAATTATTTCCTCTATACTTGTTGGACTAGGAGGTGGGCCCCTGTGGGCAAGCAAAAGCACTTATTTAACAATTGCTGGAACCAAATATGCAGAAACCTGTGGCAAATTATCAAGAGATGTTATTAACCAGTATTTTGGGATATTCTTTCTAATTTGCCAAACTTGCCGTGTTTGGGGAAATCTTATTTCTTCCTTGGTATTTCACTTAACACCAAATGCAG GTCTGGATGCTCCAAATCAAACTAtatgtggagcaggtgactgcccAGCTGAGTTGACCCAGACTGGAAATAGCACATCTGGCCGTCCATCAAACACTGTGATCTATATTCTACTTGGATCTTATACTG GATGCGGAGTGTTAGCTGTGTTATTGATAATCATATTTTTGGATCAAGTGCAAGgagacagagatgaaaaacaagttAACTGTGGTTCCACACTTCTTTTAGCATTCAAGCATCTCCGTGATAAACGACAATGTCTTCTTATTCCACTAACTATGTTCAGTGGTTTTGAACAAGGCTTCATTGCCAGCGATTTCACCAAG TCTTATGTAACCTGCATTTTGGGATTAAAATATGTGGGCTTTGTAATTATCTGCTTTGGTGTTACAAATTCAATATGTGCAGCTATATTTGGAAAACTGACTCAATATACAGGGAGAATTCCTCTGTTTATACTTG gagCGGCTATTAATATTGGGTGTATTATTGGCTTCTTGATATGGAAACCAACAACCGgtaattttgcagtgttttttgttaTGTCTGGACTCTGGGGGATTGCAGATGCAGTGTGGCAGACACTACTGAGCT CCTTATATGGTGTATTGTTTGAAAAAAATAAGGAAGCAGCCTTTTCCAATTTCTCCCTTTGGGAATCCCTTGGATTTGCCATTGCATTTGGATACAGCTCATTTTTATGTGTGTATATTAAACTCTATATATTAATGTGTGTTATTGTGGTGGGAATTTTGCTATATGGAGCTGTGGAATATATAGAACACAGGAATACATCTGGATTAAGTGAAGAAGAACCCAAGGATTAA